ACTGTTTTGACAAGCTCAGCAACTGTTTCGACAAGCTCAGCAACTGTTTCGACAAGCTCAGCAACTGTTTCGACAAGCTCAGCAACTGTTTCGACAAGCTCAGCAACTGTTTCGACAGGCGCTCCGGCCATTTCGACAAGCTCAATGACCGGAGAGACAAGCTCAATGGCCGAAGAGATAAGCTCAATGGCCGAAGAGATAAGCGCGGCTTCTTTATCTGATTCCACCGCCAACTTTTTTGCTGCAACCGGCCTGCAACTTCTCACCACTCCAGGCACGGCCTTGATCAGCGCGCCGTTTGCGCGCGAATATGCTCTGGCAATTCCCGACACGCTACATTTACTCATCGGCAGCGAATGGCGCAAGATCATCATCATTGGCGTCATCTCGCAGGAACTGCTGGCGCGATTAGGTTTCGACAATTTGCTGTTGATGGACATCGCCACCGCGCAGGAGTTGCTCGACCGCGTGGGCTATGTCGATCGCCTCGATCTCATCGCCGAGGAAAACCGCGTTGCCGAGCTGCGCCGCCAATTGCCGGACTATCTCCGCCTCGCCCCGCCTGCGGGCCGCACGCAGCGCGTCGGCGAGATGATGCGTTCATACCGTCTGAATCTCACTGCGCTGTCGTTTCTCGCGGTGTTTGTCGGCATGTTCCTCATCTACAACACCATGGAATTCGCGGTGCTGCATCGCCGCAAACAAATCGGCATTCTGCGCTGTTTGGGCGTGACGCCGCGGCAAGTCATTCTCAATGCCTTGTTCGAAGCGTTGTTGCTCGGCGTTATTGGCGCGCTGCTCGGTTTGGTGTTGGGCGTTTTGTTGGCGAACTATGCCACGCAAGCGGTAAGCGCGACCATTTCCGAGCTTTATGTTTTTATCAAAGTGGAGGGTGTTGCGCTGCGCTTGCCGGTGTTGCTCAAAGCCTTTGTTTTGGGAATTCTGGCAACTCTCGCCGCCAGCGCGATTCCTGCGCTCGAGGCCGCCGGCATCCCGGCAGCGGTTGCAGTGCGCCGATCCTCGCTCGAAACGCGCGCCAGCAAATTCGCGCCCTGGCTGGCGGTGATTGGAATCATTTGCCTCGCGCTCGCCTTTCTTGTCTACACGAACTCTAGCAGTTTTCTTGGCGGTTTGATTGTCGCCTTGTTCGTGGGATTGGCAGCGATTTTTTTCACGCCCATCATCACCATCGGCTTGACGGCCATAACCGCGCCGGCGGCGCAAAAGCATGCGGGACAAGCCGGCCTGCTTGCCACACGCAGCATTCGCGCGGCCTTGAGCCGCACCTCGGTCGCGATTGCCGCGCTCATGCTCGCGCTGGCCATGGTGTTGAGCATGCGTTTAATGATTTCCAGCTTTCGCATCACGATCAACGCCTGGGTAAGCCAGGCGCTGCAGGGCGATGTTTATCTCTCCCCGCTCGGCTTCGATACCGCGAAATGGAGCGCTGTCATGACACCGGCGTTTCTCGCCTTTCTCGAACAACAACCCAACGTGGCAGCCATCAGCCGCTATGGCGCGACCGAAACGAGCTATCGTGGCAAGCCGATTTATTTGGTGCAAGTAACTCCGGAAGTGTTGGTAGATCGCAGCAATTTTGCGTTCACTCGGGGAACCGGGAAAGAGCATTGGCCGAAATTGCGCGCGGGCGAAGTGATCATTTCCGAAAACTTTGCCTTGCGTTTTGGCAAAGGCGTAGGCGATACCTTGATGTTATCAGGATTCACCGGGCCGCAGAGTTTCAAAATTGCCGCGATTATTCTCGACTACTCGCTCGATCAGGGCCAGGTGATGATGTCGCACGAAACCTATGCGCATTTTTTCGGGCCGCCGCGCATCACCAACATGGCGCTGTATCTCACTCCCGGCGTCGAGGCCAATGATTATGTTGTAGCCTTGCGGCGCGCGGTGGCGGGCAAATTCGAGGTTGAAGTCAAATCGCATCGCGAGCTGCGCGCGGAAGTGTTGCGCATTTTCGATCAGAGTTTTGCGGTCACGCAGGTGATGCAAGTGTTGGCGGGAATCGTGGCGGTGATCGGCATCATCAGCGCGGTGATGTCGCTGCTGGTGGAGCGCACGCGTGAGCTGGGCATTTTGCGCGCCGTGGGCATGACGCTCGCGCAAATGCGGCGCATGATTTTTTTGGAATCCGGGTTGATGGGCGTGTTCGCGGGCTTGATCGCCCTGCCCGCCGGCACCGCGCTCGCGCTGGTGTTGATTTATGTAATCAATCTGCGCACCTTCGGCTGGACGATTCCATTCACGCTCGAAGCCGGAGCTTATGTGCAAACGTTTTTGATCGCATTTCTCGCGGCATTGATTGCTGCGATTTATCCCATGCATCGTTTGAAACAGATTCCAATTGCCGGCGCAATTCGAGAGGAATGAGCTTTTTTCCTCGTCAAGAAAAAATAGTATAAAAATTTCGCTTGCATTTTACCCCCCCCAGTTATTATCATGTTGCCACTCGCAAAAACGTGCGTTGGCGCAAACCAACTGAATGACCGGGGCAACACATGTTTTACCAGCGACAATACCCGATTGTCGCCGCCACCTTGTTCTCGTCGAAAAATTATACTTTAAATTTCAAGGCCTCTTTACGCTCTGAGTGAGTGTGAAGGGGCCTTTTTGTTTTTGAAGATTACCAATAATAACTTTTCAGTATAAACATGAAAACTTCCATTCGAATAATCGCAGCTGCTTTTACAGCAGCGATTATAACCGTGCTGGCCTGTAAGGAAAAAACGCCTGTCGGTCACGAAGAAATCACCCCTCCCGATTACAATGATGATCGTGACCCTGACTGGTCGCCAGATGGTCTCACTATTGCCTTTACCCATTCCACCGTTCCTGGCGATACTAGCGGTGGGCCGTTTGGTATTTATTTTATCAATGCCGATGGCAACAACCGGCGTTTGTTTTTGCTTGGCGCTCATTCTCCGGACTGGTCTCCAGATGGCAGCAGGCTCGCTTTCGTGCTCGGCGGGCAAATTTGCATCATCAACCGTGATAGTAGTGGCTTCAAATCGCTTGAGGTCGAAGGTTTTTTCCCGGACTGGTCACCGAACGGTTCAACAATAGCTTATGACATCGGTGAAGGCGGCCACACCTATTTTGTGAACGTAAATCGTCCAGGGCGATCACAAAAATTTCTGGATAATGCCTGGAGTGCGACCTGGTCACCGAATGGACAGTATTTGGCATTTAGCCGCACTGACAATCCACATACTCCAAGAAGCAGCATCTACACTGCAAAAGCCGATGGTACCGGCCTTCTGCAATTGGCAAAATCCTTAGTAGACATAGATTTTTACAAGTTCCCCAACTATTCATATCAGGGAGATAAGATTGCATATTCTTCATCAAAAGGCGGGATACACCTCATCGATGCCAACGGCGCGAACAAGAAAAATCTTTCTCGAAGCGGCTCGCACCCCACATGGTCACCGAATGATGCACAAATTGTTTTCGGCGCCAGTACAAGCATTCCAGGGCGTGGTCGCCTTTATATTGTCCAATCTGATGGCAGTAACTTGAAGCAATTAACTTTTTGAGCGGCGGTTGAACTATTTTGGCAAGGAGGCCAGTCATGAAGTCCCTCAGATTTTGTCTTTTCGGAATGGCGGCGCTTTTCCAAGTCATCGTATCTATCAGGGCGTCGGCTTATGCGCAATCGAGTTCTTTTGTGCCGGATGAAATCATCGTTCAATTCCAAGACGGAGTAATTGACTTTCCGGTGAACTCCGCACGCAAGTTGTTGAGCGAGACCAACATTCTGATTCCTCAAATCCGTGACTCGCTCGCAGTTAACGGTGTTCTTGAAGTTGGCCGGGTTTTTCGTCATGCCATCCCTCATGACACTCTGAAGACGATTCGTACCGGCGAGCGCATTCGAATTGCCGATGCTTCGCAAATTTACAAATTCAAAATCACCGCCGACGTTTTGAAAACTGCGCCAAGACTACAACGGCTTTCGCTTGTCGTCTTTGCAGAACCAAATTACCTCGGCAGTGAAACGATCATTCCCAATGACGATCATTTCGCGCAAGGCAACCAATGGGGCTTGCACAATACCGGCCAATTCGGCTACACGGTGAATGTGGACGTCGATGCGCCGCAAGCGTGGGACATTTCCACCGGCAGCAGTAATGTCTTGATCGGGGTGATCGATAGCGGCATTGACTATACGCATCCGGATTGGGGGGCTGATTTTGGTTCCTATCCGAACCAAAAGAT
The Cytophagia bacterium CHB2 genome window above contains:
- a CDS encoding FtsX-like permease family protein, whose protein sequence is MTGETSSMAEEISSMAEEISAASLSDSTANFFAATGLQLLTTPGTALISAPFAREYALAIPDTLHLLIGSEWRKIIIIGVISQELLARLGFDNLLLMDIATAQELLDRVGYVDRLDLIAEENRVAELRRQLPDYLRLAPPAGRTQRVGEMMRSYRLNLTALSFLAVFVGMFLIYNTMEFAVLHRRKQIGILRCLGVTPRQVILNALFEALLLGVIGALLGLVLGVLLANYATQAVSATISELYVFIKVEGVALRLPVLLKAFVLGILATLAASAIPALEAAGIPAAVAVRRSSLETRASKFAPWLAVIGIICLALAFLVYTNSSSFLGGLIVALFVGLAAIFFTPIITIGLTAITAPAAQKHAGQAGLLATRSIRAALSRTSVAIAALMLALAMVLSMRLMISSFRITINAWVSQALQGDVYLSPLGFDTAKWSAVMTPAFLAFLEQQPNVAAISRYGATETSYRGKPIYLVQVTPEVLVDRSNFAFTRGTGKEHWPKLRAGEVIISENFALRFGKGVGDTLMLSGFTGPQSFKIAAIILDYSLDQGQVMMSHETYAHFFGPPRITNMALYLTPGVEANDYVVALRRAVAGKFEVEVKSHRELRAEVLRIFDQSFAVTQVMQVLAGIVAVIGIISAVMSLLVERTRELGILRAVGMTLAQMRRMIFLESGLMGVFAGLIALPAGTALALVLIYVINLRTFGWTIPFTLEAGAYVQTFLIAFLAALIAAIYPMHRLKQIPIAGAIREE